In Spirochaetota bacterium, one DNA window encodes the following:
- a CDS encoding pyruvate synthase subunit beta, with amino-acid sequence MNTIPIYAPLLLDKKEYLTSGHRACQGCAEALAVRLVMKALGRDTIVAMATGCMEIISSSLPTTAWQVPWIHVAFENAPAVITGCESGMKAMMRKKKIREKKINFVSMGGDGATADIGMGQLSGAMERGHNCIYICYDNEAYMNTGIQRSSSTPYGATTTTTPAGHDTIGQMTNKKNMPKIAVAHEIPYVATACPSYPFDLIRKLKKASEINGPAYIHIMSVCPTGWRIDPDEAIKYGRLIVESCVFPLYEVENGEYYINYIPEKIPVKEYLKGQGRFRHLKESDIGRIQERVDKEYSSLLKIAKTGDSSECK; translated from the coding sequence ATGAATACAATCCCGATATACGCACCGCTGCTGCTGGATAAGAAGGAATACCTGACGTCGGGTCACCGCGCATGCCAGGGCTGTGCCGAGGCCCTTGCTGTCCGCCTGGTCATGAAGGCGCTGGGTCGCGATACGATCGTCGCGATGGCGACCGGGTGCATGGAAATCATTTCATCATCGCTTCCCACAACGGCATGGCAGGTTCCGTGGATCCACGTTGCGTTTGAAAACGCGCCCGCGGTCATCACCGGCTGCGAGTCGGGGATGAAGGCCATGATGAGAAAAAAGAAAATCAGGGAAAAGAAAATAAATTTTGTATCCATGGGAGGCGACGGGGCCACCGCCGATATAGGAATGGGGCAGCTATCCGGGGCCATGGAGCGCGGCCACAACTGCATTTATATATGCTATGACAACGAAGCTTACATGAACACGGGTATCCAGCGTTCAAGCTCGACACCGTACGGAGCCACCACCACCACGACTCCGGCCGGACATGACACAATCGGGCAGATGACGAACAAAAAGAACATGCCCAAAATTGCCGTGGCGCACGAAATCCCCTATGTCGCAACCGCGTGCCCGAGTTATCCCTTCGACCTGATAAGGAAATTAAAGAAGGCATCGGAAATTAACGGGCCGGCATACATACACATCATGTCGGTGTGCCCGACAGGCTGGAGGATCGATCCGGACGAGGCTATTAAATACGGAAGGCTGATCGTTGAGTCCTGCGTGTTCCCCCTCTATGAAGTGGAAAATGGCGAATATTACATCAACTACATTCCGGAAAAAATTCCGGTTAAAGAATACCTGAAGGGACAGGGACGATTCCGCCACCTGAAGGAAAGCGACATCGGCAGGATACAGGAAAGGGTCGACAAGGAATATT
- the porD gene encoding pyruvate synthase subunit PorD (catalyzes the ferredoxin-dependent oxidative decarboxylation of pyruvate to form acetyl-CoA) — translation MAKKIEDISWRDLETGCIVKEAGSAREYLTGSWRSRRPIVNKAHCLKCGVCWLFCPDSAIVQLEDRYFEADLNYCKGCGICAHECPSACISMHAEEEL, via the coding sequence ATGGCGAAGAAGATCGAAGATATAAGCTGGCGTGATCTTGAGACCGGGTGTATCGTAAAAGAAGCGGGCAGCGCCCGGGAATACCTTACCGGTTCGTGGAGGTCGCGCAGGCCCATCGTCAATAAAGCACACTGCCTCAAATGCGGAGTATGCTGGCTGTTCTGCCCCGATTCGGCCATAGTGCAGTTGGAGGACCGGTATTTCGAAGCGGATTTGAATTACTGTAAGGGCTGCGGTATCTGCGCCCATGAGTGTCCTTCCGCCTGTATTTCAATGCATGCTGAGGAGGAGCTGTAA
- the porA gene encoding pyruvate ferredoxin oxidoreductase → MDKRTIGVEVSIAIAEAVAQADVDLIAAYPITPQTHIVEHLSELVAEGRLDAEFVPVESEHSAMSVCCGSSAVGARTFTSTSSQGLALMAEIFFIAPSMRLPIVMALANRSLSAPLSIWNDHSDVMMVRDAGWIHIFTENGQDSYDNIFCSFRIAEDPAVMLPVAVNVDGFILTHMIEPIKYVSDKLVKKYLPEFQMKDALHPDSPLSMGCFAMPEIYTETQKAREEAVLGSYDVVVRAWKEWGELTGRNYSPVETYRTNDADICYVTMGSLSENAMMAVDALRNKGEKVGLIKIRLWRPFPFNDFFSAVNGKAGLIVIDRAMSFGGPGGPLALELRSALYGKQSAPQIVNFIAGFAGRDVTRDDFMSIMIEAKTRFAKDDTSGYVFYGVRE, encoded by the coding sequence ATGGACAAACGAACCATCGGGGTAGAAGTATCAATAGCCATAGCGGAAGCCGTCGCTCAGGCGGATGTTGACCTTATTGCAGCCTACCCCATAACACCGCAAACGCATATTGTGGAGCACCTTTCGGAACTGGTGGCAGAGGGCAGGCTGGATGCGGAATTTGTTCCGGTTGAAAGCGAGCACTCGGCCATGAGCGTATGCTGCGGGTCATCCGCAGTTGGCGCACGGACGTTTACCTCAACCAGCTCCCAGGGGCTTGCCCTGATGGCGGAAATATTTTTTATAGCGCCTTCAATGCGTCTCCCGATCGTAATGGCATTAGCCAACAGATCACTGTCCGCGCCGCTGTCGATATGGAATGACCACTCGGACGTCATGATGGTCAGAGACGCCGGATGGATCCACATCTTCACGGAAAACGGGCAGGATTCATATGACAACATCTTCTGTTCGTTTCGCATAGCCGAAGACCCCGCGGTGATGCTGCCGGTCGCCGTAAACGTCGATGGTTTCATCCTGACGCATATGATCGAACCGATAAAGTATGTAAGCGATAAACTCGTTAAAAAATATCTGCCGGAATTCCAAATGAAGGACGCCCTCCACCCCGACAGTCCCCTCTCGATGGGATGTTTCGCGATGCCTGAGATATATACCGAAACGCAGAAGGCGAGGGAAGAAGCCGTTCTGGGCTCCTATGACGTTGTCGTCAGGGCATGGAAGGAATGGGGAGAGCTTACCGGAAGAAATTATTCACCGGTCGAGACATACCGCACGAACGATGCCGATATATGCTATGTCACGATGGGCTCGCTCAGTGAAAATGCGATGATGGCCGTCGATGCCCTCAGGAATAAAGGAGAAAAGGTCGGCCTCATCAAAATCCGTCTGTGGCGCCCTTTCCCCTTTAATGATTTTTTCTCCGCCGTAAACGGCAAAGCCGGACTCATCGTCATAGATCGCGCCATGAGTTTCGGCGGACCCGGCGGTCCCCTGGCGCTGGAATTAAGGTCGGCCCTCTACGGGAAACAATCCGCTCCGCAGATAGTAAACTTCATAGCGGGTTTCGCCGGGCGCGACGTCACCCGGGATGATTTTATGAGCATCATGATCGAGGCGAAAACCAGATTCGCGAAAGACGACACATCGGGCTATGTCTTTTACGGAGTGAGAGAATAG